The window GTCAAGCGTAGTTCTTGGTCTAATCACGACTATATTTAGTTTATGGAACTTAGGATCTAATTCGGGTTCAAAGGCTGCTGGTTAAAAATAAAACGGATAGGAATCGACTATTCGAGCAAACTACCTAAGACGCCGTGAGGCATCTATCCTTAAAACAAGAGCTTACATCTCAAAAAAGAGAAAACCTCCCTTATTCGCATGAGGAGGTTTTCTCTTTCTACGCTGTATATCATATACAATCCTAGTTAACATAATGGATTTTTTCGGAACACATTAAATATCTATACAAGAGGATATTGCAAATCTGCTATGTAAAGGTTGCATAGTTGCTGCAACCTTTGAGCAAACTACTCAAGATGAGTAGAGTCCCTTCGTTACAGCTTCTACTCCATTACACCTAACAAACTACCTCGTCACCTGTCTAAACGGCTTAGGGGTAGTTTGTTTTTTTGAAAGAAACAAGTCATAGAACTTTAAAGACAAGCATATAATCTAAAAAAGAGCCCCACGTGCTCATGAATTGAACTAGTAGATAACCCATGAATACAATGTATTCATGGGTTATTTGCTTTTTATATGAATTAGAACATTATAACCAGGGCAAACTACCCGAGATGTATTAAACATCAAAATAAACCTTTAGGGCAAGGTTTAGAAAAAAGACTACTGTATAGGAAACAGTGGTCTTTTTCTGTTTTTACTCTGTATACCATATATAAATTCAGTTAACATAATGTACTTTACAGGAACCATAAGTTAAAAAATATATTCACTTTCATATATAAAACAATCAAATACTAAGATCATTTTTGTAGCCATGATCTCCACCAACGTAAACATTGCCAACGCCACCATCGACGAATGAGCATATATTTTCACTCCTATATATTTATACTTTCAAAATATGTACAAGGAGTAAAAAGGTTCATCTTGAAATTAGAGACTTTCATATATTAATGAACTATATCAAAAAAGCCCTGGGATCAATGATCCAAAGGTTTTTGAGATAGCCTATGAGAGTGGGAAAACTAATGTTGTATGATTTTATCAGTTTCAGTATATTCACCTTCTTTGTTTTAAGTAACTTGCCTATTCAGAATAAAGATTTTATATGATGAGCAAACTACTCAAGATGCCTGAACGGCGTCTTCCACTGCAACCTTATGAAAAAGAAAGCTGTCCTCCCTGACAGCTTTCTTTTTTTTTGATTATTTAAGAATAAAATTCATTAGTTTAAGCAAACTACCCAAGACGATGCAAAGCGTCAATTACAAATCTTATATGTATTCATACAGAAAAACTCCCTTAACGCATTCAGGGAGTTTTTCTCTTTTTAAGCTGTATAGGATATACATCTTTAGTTAACATAATACCTCTTTTCGGAACCCAACAAAACAACACAAAAAACATGTACATAAAATAAAAGAAAAGAAGAGATAAAACTCTATAAACATTGATATAACAACATTTCTTTGAATTAACTATAATCGTATACGTTATAAACTATAATCGTATTTATTATAAATTATAATCACATACGTTACAGATCATAATTATATTTGTTATAATTTATAATCTGAAATAGATTATAAATTATAACAAAATACCTTGAAATTATCTATTTTTTATAATACGATACAGATTATAAATTATAATATAAAAGAGGTGTGAATTTGAAAGATTGGGAAAAGGACTTAATTGGAGATACACAAAGAAAAAAAATCAATAAAGAAGTTAAAGAAACAGTTACTAATGATGATGGAGAAAAGCTATTTCAAAGACATATCGAAGAATCATACGTTTCCAAAGAACCTGATTACGTAAAAATTTATTTAGATAATATCTTACAGATAAATAACTTATCAAGTGGTATTCAGAAGACATTAAATGTTCTTCTAAAAAGAATGGCCTATGATAACATCGTTGTTTTAAATGCATACATAAAAAAACAAATGGCTGAAGAATTGGGGTTTAATACAGTTCAAAGTTTAAATAACAACATCAATAAGCTTGTTAAAGAAGGGATTATGATTAGAAAAGGAACTGGAACTTATGAAATGAATCCATTTCTATTTGGTAGAGGATCTTGGGACAATATTAAGAAGATTAGATTCCAAGTAATCTTTGAAGAAGGGAAAATCAGTCAAAAAGCAGATTTTGACTATAAAGATGAAGTTGCTATATCTCATGAAGAAAAAACTACTGATTAGACATAAGTTCTTACGAACTTGAGCAAACTACTCAAGATGCCTGAACGGCGTCTTCCACTGCAACCTTATGAAAAAGAAAGCTGTCCTCCCTGACAGCTTTCTTTTTTTTTAATTATTTAAGAATAAAATTCATTAGTTTAAGCAAATTACCCAAGACGATGCAAAGCGTCAATTACAAACCTTATATGTATTCACACAGAAAAACTCCCTTAACGCATTGGGGGAGTTTTTCTGTTTTCACGCTGTATAGGATATACAAAGGTAGTTAACATAATACCTCTTTCCGGAACACACCACCAAAAAGAACCCTTGTCGCAGAACGGTTCCGCCGAGGGTTCTTTTTCCGGAGTATGCAGCTTTTTATACATAGTTGATAAATCAACGTTTTCTCAGTAGGTGGAGAAGAAACTAATGTATAAGAAGTGCACCTTTTATTCATATGCTGACGAGCTAAAAAATAGCATTAATACCCAATATATGTTATATTTTCAATAATTACTTGAAATTTCAACGTATTTGAAAGCAACCTCACTCTCCTATGACAAAAATGAGGTTGCTCTTTTTTATTTCCAAAATTCCCACCACTTTTTATTGAGAGTTTTTTTAGGTTCTTCAATAGATGCTGCTATCTCTAATTTAGACTCTTGTAATTCTCTAATAGAGCTCATCAGCTTTTGATCTCGATCATCTAACCTTTTAAGTAATCCTTCTTGAAATTTCCTCTGTTGTTCTTCTTGTTTAAGTGTCCATTCACTTAAGAAATGCTCATGCTTTTTCAATTCCTCCTGGACCCTTTTAGCAACCATTGATTCTATGTCCTGAACAGGAACAATCCCTTGCTTATCTAAGGATTGTTCAGTTTGTTGTTTAGAAGTGTTTATGTTTTCTTCATCATAAATTTTTGGGAAACCTTCTTCTTCTAATAGCTCTAGTATCTGAGCAGATTGTAGACTTCGTTTGTTTCTCATTTTAGCTATAAATAGAAAAACCGGTAACGAAGATGAATCAATTAAATACTTGTTTTTTTCACCTTGCTTAACATTTATAAAATCTTTATAAGTTTGACAATTACGTTTTATAGTCATGGCTGATACTTTTACTTGTTTAGCCATATCTTCAGCTGATAACCACTGTTTAGAAGTCTTCACTGTTCAGATCACCGCCTTTAAATTTAACTAAACATCTAAACTGAACACCATTCAAACAATTAGATAATTCCATGCTACATCTACTTTAACCTCTTTTTCTGTTCAGATCATTGTTCAGATCTTTTTAAAAAATAATAATCTAAACAATGATCTGAACACACCTAAAGAATGAAAAACCACGCTAAAAATTCTATTTAAAAACTGAAGGCCGCCTTTAGGCGGTTCGATAGCCTTTAGGCATATTAATAAAAAAATAATAGTATCATATCTTATAGTGGCCGCTTTTTATTAGACAAGAAAATCTTGCGATTTAATTATAAAAATTTAAACGAAAAAATTACAAAAAGACCTTTGCAATTCTATGAGCGAATTGCAAAGGTCTTTTTGTATTATTTTCTAAATTTTACTTATAATAAATTACTAATTAGAAGCTTGAAACAGATGTATATAGATATTGCTTACTTACTTTTGAATTTAAATCATAATTTATAGATCCTTGTCCAATAACACCATAGTTTACTCTATATCTAGCTTGAGCTGGCTTATCTGATGTTTCTTGAATTCTAAGCCTAGATAATTTATCAGAGTTTACAGTAAAAGGTGGTGTTACCAAATGCCATTCATCATAAGCTTTAGTTATTTTGGACTTTGTAAATAGACCTTTAGGTCTGCTTATATTAATACGATAGCTTAAATTTATTACACCAGTCTTCCAATATATTTTAAATGTACTAGTACCTTCTTTAACTGGATAGGTACCCATAGTATGGAAACCGCCACTAGTTTCAGAAGAATTTGAAGTCGATAATGGTTCAATACCCATAGTACCTAGATATTTACCTTCATCATCGTAAACATCTTCTTCTTGTGGAGTATTAGAGTTTAAATTAAAAGCAATTTCATTATCTGATAAAGTTGATACTTCTGGACTTTCTTCTGCTGCACTGACTAAATTTGAAGGTAATAGAAATACAAACGCAGATAAAGCAACGATTAAAGCTAAAATTTTCTTCAAAACTTTCACTCTCCCTATTAATCTTTTAAAACAATAACTATAATAACACAAAAAATACAATAAGTTACAAAAAATGATAAAAAATGTTATAATTACTTTAATATAGAAACTATGTAAAATTACTCTTGTTGCCTCGAGTACTTTTAAAGTATTATTAAATGTGTATATAAAATTAGAAAGGTGAATGTAATATATTGATTTTATTATTTTCAGCATTATGTATATCAATACTTTTAAATATTTACTTATATAAACAATTTAGAAAAGAGAAAAAGAATTCTTATTATGAAAGCAGTTGGAAAGAAAAGTTAAATCTTAATAATAAGATAAATGCGTTAATATGGGCTTGGTTAACAATTATTTTATTTTTATGTCTTGTCGGATTGTTTTCTGGTATAGATTCATAAATAAAAAGGAGTATGAATAATATGGATATATTACAAACAATTTTTACAACTTTAATACCATTTATAATAATAATTGCATTAGCATATCCTATTTGGAAATTTGTATCTATTCTATTGACAATAAAAAATAATTCATCAAAAAAAGTTGAACAAAATGAAAAGATTATCAATTTATTGGAGAGTAAAAATATATAACTTCCAACAAATCAATTCATAACTTAAGGTGTGACAAAAAGGTCACACCTTAAGTTATAACATTGAAAGAAATACAAGAGTCACATAGTTAAGTTAAACCACTCAATTAATTTGAGTGGTTTTTATATGTTGTAAAGCTGTATTTTTTTCTAACGAAAAAATAAAAAAAGATCCTTGCAATTCTATGAACGAATTGCTATTTAAATAGAGTGAGAAGGGGCATATACTAAAAGTGAGAGTTATCAAGGGTTTGAAGCACCTATAGTGTAACCATATGGTTACACCTGTGTAACCATATGGTTACACCTAATAAATGGATTTTAAATAAAAAAACCTCAAAAAATATTGAGGTTTAAAATAAATAAACAGGTAAATTGTGTTTCTTAGATGAACCTTCTACAACGAAGTTCTTTAAAGACTTTTTAAAAACATGTTGAGTTGCTCTATCTATACCATCTTTAGGAGAGCAACACATAATATTAGGGTTTACAAACCAAGTGCGACTTGTACAAATTCGTCCATCTTCTGTAGTCATTCCTGCTTCAGCTACTCCTAATATTCCTTTTTCTAAAAGACTGTTCATTATAGTCGATATGTGTTTCCTTGTTACACCAAATTCTTTTGCTAGATATGTAGGTGTCAAAGCATTAGTTGCTATTTCTAAATCATCATTATCTAGATCTACTTGCTTT is drawn from Priestia megaterium NBRC 15308 = ATCC 14581 and contains these coding sequences:
- a CDS encoding replication/maintenance protein RepL produces the protein MNLKDWEKDLIGDTQRKKINKEVKETVTNDDGEKLFQRHIEESYVSKEPDYVKIYLDNILQINNLSSGIQKTLNVLLKRMAYDNIVVLNAYIKKQMAEELGFNTVQSLNNNINKLVKEGIMIRKGTGTYEMNPFLFGRGSWDNIKKIRFQVIFEEGKISQKADFDYKDEVAISHEEKTTD
- a CDS encoding DUF3967 domain-containing protein is translated as MKTSKQWLSAEDMAKQVKVSAMTIKRNCQTYKDFINVKQGEKNKYLIDSSSLPVFLFIAKMRNKRSLQSAQILELLEEEGFPKIYDEENINTSKQQTEQSLDKQGIVPVQDIESMVAKRVQEELKKHEHFLSEWTLKQEEQQRKFQEGLLKRLDDRDQKLMSSIRELQESKLEIAASIEEPKKTLNKKWWEFWK
- a CDS encoding DUF5626 family protein is translated as MKKILALIVALSAFVFLLPSNLVSAAEESPEVSTLSDNEIAFNLNSNTPQEEDVYDDEGKYLGTMGIEPLSTSNSSETSGGFHTMGTYPVKEGTSTFKIYWKTGVINLSYRINISRPKGLFTKSKITKAYDEWHLVTPPFTVNSDKLSRLRIQETSDKPAQARYRVNYGVIGQGSINYDLNSKVSKQYLYTSVSSF